From the Thermomicrobiales bacterium genome, the window CTCGAGGTACAGCAATGCCGACGCGCGCGCGCCGATTGTGCCGGCCAGGAAGTTGACCAGTCCCTCGGCTTCAGCGCGGTTCGCACCAACGCGATCCAGCATGTCCTGATCGATCTGCGTCCAGACGAGCGGCCCCGCCCACTGCGTCCGCTGAAGAGCTTCAGCCCATAGCTGCACACTCGAAAAGGGCTTCAGGCGGAATAGTTGATCAACAATGACGTCGAGATCAGCGCCTTGCTCAACCAGCGTTGCTGCCGCACGCATCGTCGCTGGCGTTGTGCTGGGAGTACGCAACCCGAGCGTGTCGCCGTAGATCCCGGCTAACAGCGTCGTCGCGCAGTTGCGATCGATGTCGATCGACAGGGCGTCGTACATGTCGGCGATGATCTCGGCTGTCGCAGCGGCAGCAGGGACGACGAGGTTCAGCGCGCCGAACCGTGTGTTCGTGACATGGTGGTCGATGTTAATCGTATTGCGGGCGCGTTCAAGTGCTTCACCGTGTGAGGCATGCAGTGGGCCAAGACGCTTCTCGTCGGAACAATCAACGAAGATGATGAGATTGGCGGTAGCAATGATCGCCGGATCCTGCTGCATAACCAGCTGTGCGTTCGGGATGAACTCAAGGTTCGCCGGCAGCGCCGCATCGCCTGATGTCACCATGATTGGCTCGACACCAAGCGCCTCGCAGATAGCTGCCATGCCCAATGCAGAAGATACGGCGTCAGCATCAGGGTTGGCGTGCGTCAGGATGATGACCCGTTTGTTCTCTCGGACACGGTCGCGGATCTGGCGCGCAATAGCGGGAATGTCCCGCAGCTCCTCGTGCTGGACGAATTCTTCGCTCGTACGCTCAGTCATCGCGACTGCTCGTCTTCGTCATCGGAGACGTTGCCAGCGCCACTTTCGGTTGGCGTTGCCAACTCAGGCTGCAGCTCATTCAGGATGCGAGCAATCGACTCGGCGTGGGCCATTGATCGATCAAGTCGGAAGGAGATTTCGGGAATAGATCGCATCCGGAGACGAGGCGCGAGTGTGCGGCGGATGAACCCCGAGGCATTGTTCAACGCAACCAGCGAGTTGCGCTGCTCTTCTTCGGTTCCGTAGACACTTGCGAAGAGGCGCGCGTAGCGCAGGTCCGGGCTCATCTCCACATGGGTGATGCTGACCATGCCCAGACGCGGATCGCTCATTTCGTGCTGAATAATCAGACTGACTTCGTCGCGAATGAGATCGGCGACGCGTTCCTGGCGACGATCACTCATGGTCGCTCTCCGTCACAATGACGAACACCGGGGTGGCATGTGCCGCCCCGGTGTTCGCGACATCGCTGCCCGATTTACTGCGTTCGAGCAACTTCTTCGACATGATAGAACTCGAGTTGATCTCCAACTTCAATGTCGTTGAACCCCTCAAGTGTCGTGCCGCACTCGTAGCCAGCGGCGACTTCGCGGACATCGTCCTTGAATCGCTTCAGCGAGCTGACCATCGTGTCGGTCAGCACGGTGCCGTTTCGCAGCACGCGAACCCGCGAATTGCGGTTGATCTTGCCGTCCAGAACGTAGAGGCCGGCGACGACATCGCGACTCGGGAGCCGGAACGTCTCGCGGATCTCCGCGTAACCGTCGGTGACCTCGCGCTTCTCGGGATCCAGCAGACCCGACATAGCCGCACGGACGTCCTCGATCAGGTGATAGATGACGTCGTAGTAGCGGATGTCGATGTTCGCGGCGTCAGCACTACGCTTGGCGGCGGCATCCGGCCGGACATTGAAGCCGATGATGACTGCCCCCGACGCGGCGGCCAGGTTGACATCCGAGTCGTTGATCGCGCCGGTGCCACTCAACACTGTCGTCATCTTGACCGCAGACGATTCGTCGTTCATCTTGGCCAGTGATCCCAGAACTGCTTCCAGCGAACCTTGCAGGTCTGCCTTCACGATGACTGGCAGTTCCTTCGTGCCGCCTTCCTGCATCTGTGTATAGATGTCATCCAGCTTGACGATGCGGTTCTGGTTGAACGCCTCGGCGCGCCGCTGCCGCGCTCGCTCTTCTGCAAGAGCGCGGGCTGTGCGCTCGTCGGCAACTACCTGGAACAGATCGCCGGCCTCCGGCAGATCGAGTAGACCCAGCACTTCGACGGGCGCAGCCGGCTCGGCCTTGCGGAGCTTGCGACCGCGATCGTCAGACATCGCACGAATGCGTCCCCAGGTTGCCCCGGCAACGATGATGTCACGTGGTTTGAGCGTGCCCGACTGAACGAGCAGCGTCGCCGTGACGCCACGACTGTGGTCGATCTTCGCCTCGATGATGACGCCGACCGCTGGCTTGAGCGGGTTCGCCTTCAGCTCACCAAGATCGGCCAGCAGCAGCACGACCTCAAGAAGGTCGTCGATGCCCAGATGCTCCTTCGCAGAAACCTCGACGATCGGGATGTCGCCGCCGTATTCCTCGGGCATGACACCCGCTTCGGCAAGCTGCTGCTTGACGCGGTCCGGATTGGCGGCCGGCAGGTCGATCTTGTTCATGGCCACGATCATCGGCACACCAGCGGCCTTGACGTGCGAGATGGCCTCACGCGTCTGCGGCATGACGCCGTCGTCAGCTGCAACCACGAGGATGGCGACGTCTGTGACCTGCGCACCACGGGCGCGCATCGCAGTGAACGCTTCGTGGCCCGGAGTATCGAGGAAGGTGATCTTTCGACCCTGAACCTCGATCTGGTATGCGCCGATTCGCTGCGTGATGCCGCCGGCTTCGCCTTCGGCGACCTTCGTCTCACGGATGGCGTCGAGCAACTTCGTCTTGCCGTGGTCAACGTGACCCATGATTGTCACGACTGGCGGTCGTGGCGTCGCGTCAGGATCGCTCTGACCCTCAGCTCGACGACTCTCGATCTCTTCAGTCGCGGCCTGAACCACGTCGGGGACGTGCTCTTCAGTCTCGATCTCGAATGCGCGAGCAACGCCTGTGGCTGTCTCGTAGTCGACTTGCTGGTTGATGGTTGCCATGATGCCCTGCGACATCAGTTCCTTGATGACGTCAATGGGTGTGACATGTAGGGCCTCGGCGAGCTCGGCTACGCTCATGACCGAACCGAGTGTT encodes:
- the rbfA gene encoding 30S ribosome-binding factor RbfA translates to MSDRRQERVADLIRDEVSLIIQHEMSDPRLGMVSITHVEMSPDLRYARLFASVYGTEEEQRNSLVALNNASGFIRRTLAPRLRMRSIPEISFRLDRSMAHAESIARILNELQPELATPTESGAGNVSDDEDEQSR
- the infB gene encoding translation initiation factor IF-2 is translated as MAPPRPEGPVTLGSVMSVAELAEALHVTPIDVIKELMSQGIMATINQQVDYETATGVARAFEIETEEHVPDVVQAATEEIESRRAEGQSDPDATPRPPVVTIMGHVDHGKTKLLDAIRETKVAEGEAGGITQRIGAYQIEVQGRKITFLDTPGHEAFTAMRARGAQVTDVAILVVAADDGVMPQTREAISHVKAAGVPMIVAMNKIDLPAANPDRVKQQLAEAGVMPEEYGGDIPIVEVSAKEHLGIDDLLEVVLLLADLGELKANPLKPAVGVIIEAKIDHSRGVTATLLVQSGTLKPRDIIVAGATWGRIRAMSDDRGRKLRKAEPAAPVEVLGLLDLPEAGDLFQVVADERTARALAEERARQRRAEAFNQNRIVKLDDIYTQMQEGGTKELPVIVKADLQGSLEAVLGSLAKMNDESSAVKMTTVLSGTGAINDSDVNLAAASGAVIIGFNVRPDAAAKRSADAANIDIRYYDVIYHLIEDVRAAMSGLLDPEKREVTDGYAEIRETFRLPSRDVVAGLYVLDGKINRNSRVRVLRNGTVLTDTMVSSLKRFKDDVREVAAGYECGTTLEGFNDIEVGDQLEFYHVEEVARTQ
- a CDS encoding bifunctional oligoribonuclease/PAP phosphatase NrnA, with the protein product MTERTSEEFVQHEELRDIPAIARQIRDRVRENKRVIILTHANPDADAVSSALGMAAICEALGVEPIMVTSGDAALPANLEFIPNAQLVMQQDPAIIATANLIIFVDCSDEKRLGPLHASHGEALERARNTINIDHHVTNTRFGALNLVVPAAAATAEIIADMYDALSIDIDRNCATTLLAGIYGDTLGLRTPSTTPATMRAAATLVEQGADLDVIVDQLFRLKPFSSVQLWAEALQRTQWAGPLVWTQIDQDMLDRVGANRAEAEGLVNFLAGTIGARASALLYLEPWGWRVSMRTLADDVDVARILSRFNGGGHPRAAGARLEPGDASRNAFLTSVAKALTIDEVSGDGDGQRD